From Toxorhynchites rutilus septentrionalis strain SRP chromosome 2, ASM2978413v1, whole genome shotgun sequence, a single genomic window includes:
- the LOC129766472 gene encoding jerky protein homolog-like: MDGLQGSSTNVNRKRRSNFLTLVEKVRIIEDFEAGGGTHDFLGKKYSVGSSTVTRIIQKKEAIREAVDKFKEYGVNNRKTLKEQTFPLLEEALYIWILQQRQSNILLTVDILKAKAELLFKMFQDRGLYAVHGFSASDGWMHRFKQRFGLRVKAVTGEKASVNVEAYLNFKKVLQKKIQEMQLSLSHVFNADESALFIKLLATRSVVTCDETVASGRKQNKTRYTFMPCSNIDGSLKLPLYFICTAAKPRGINIEELPVSYNHSKKAWMTRLLFRQWFHEEFVPAVRKFSAERGLEPKALLVLDNCTSHYDVDESLQSDDGLIQVIYLPPNVTAECQPMDQAVINAIKRKYKRKLLALILENEHLSFEERLKKINLQQCISWLATSWEEISDKTIRNSWKKLIDGLPEVNVDSKAADDDLKALVSRIDSLAGTKTSEQDIDLWIKDQVYDADHNPDWVTSEVFSDDEILSSVLKEST, translated from the exons ATGGATGGTTTGCAAGGATCCAGTACGAACGTTAACCGGAAACGGAGGAGCAATTTCCTGACGCTGGTGGAGAAGGTTCGCATAATTGAAGATTTTGAAGCAGGAGGTGGTACGCATGACTTTCTTGGGAAGAAGTACAGCGTAGGATCTTCTACGGTCACGAGAATAATCCAAAAGAAAGAAGCAATTCGTGAGGCGGTGGACAAGTTCAAGGAATATGGCgtaaataatcgaaaaacattgaaagagcAGACGTTCCCTTTGCTGGAAGAAGCTCTTTACATCTGGATTTTACAGCAGCGGCAGTCCAACATTTTGTTGACAGTGGATATTCTTAAAGCAAAGGCGGAGCTGCTGTTTAAGATGTTCCAGGACCGGGGGCTCTATGCGGTGCACGGTTTTTCTGCTTCGGATGGCTGGATGCATCGTTTTAAGCAGCGGTTTGGATTGCGCGTGAAAGCCGTAACAGGAGAAAAGGCATCGGTAAACGTTGAAGCGTACCTAAATTTCAAGAAGGTTCTACAGAAGAAGATTCAGGAAATGCAGCTATCACTATCCCACGTCTTTAATGCAGATGAATCTGCCTTGTTCATCAAGCTCCTAGCCACACGCTCTGTCGTTACCTGTGATGAGACCGTGGCAAGCGGACGGAAGCAGAACAAGACAAGGTATACGTTTATGCCTTGCTCCAACATAGATGGTTCCCTAAAGCTTCCGTTGTATTTCATTTGCACTGCTGCAAAACCACGAGGAATCAACATCGAAGAACTTCCCGTTTCATATAATcattccaaaaaggcttggatgaCCAGACTGTTGTTCCGTCAATGGTTCCACGAAGAGTTTGTCCCCGCTGTTCGAAAATTttcggccgagagaggattggAGCCAAAGGCATTGCTGGTTCTTGATAATTGCACCAGTCATTATGACGTTGACGAATCTCTACAGAGTGACGATGGACTGATTCAAGTGATCTACCTCCCACCAAATGTAACTGCTGAATGCCAGCCGATGGACCAAGCGGTCATCAATGCAATCAAGCGAAAGTATAAAAGAAAACTGCTCGCATTAATTCTGGAAAACGAACACTTAAG TTTCGAAGAACGATTGAAGAAGATTAATCTTCAACAGTGTATTTCGTGGTTGGCAACCTCTTGGGAGGAGATATCTGACAAAACTATACGTAATTCGTGGAAGAAATTGATCGATGGTTTGCCGGAGGTTAATGTAGACTCGAAAGCGGCCGATGATGACTTAAAAGCGCTTGTGTCCAGGATTGACAGTTTGGCAGGAACAAAAACATCTGAGCAAGATATTGATCTGTGGATCAAAGATCAGGTGTATGATGCTGATCATAATCCAGATTGGGTAACCAGTGAAGTGTTCTCTGATGACGAGATTTTGTCATCAGTTCTCAAGGAATCAACCTGA
- the LOC129764292 gene encoding uncharacterized protein LOC129764292, producing the protein MIVLCVRGFVIAQLLYVIQALNSPYQIYDMVQQDICKMRRFPLLDSFLSQTDSILLANPERGAIFRQSWNSSSFKRYSDCKFYIQAPPRMGLYVTVANVQLRKNTRGNCIDSIVVKKSNEKKYEFCDDKEDDEPRVFSDDLGRMRITVNLDSTLPLPTLEDTLEVQLIVTVKGRCNLEGYVPCEDDEDDSCISKNFFGDGIINCPECADENGCLIDSVQTPVVNPSNIFLSALVSLFATAIVCGGCLWCLCKHRRCIDNCNSNSSGTGRSNRDSMVAVDQLHVDLHPPVIPSNEATPSAPPEENKDLPPSYESLFPIGSISR; encoded by the exons ATGATAGTATTGTGTGTCAGAGGATTTGTAATAGCGCAATTGCTGTATGTAATTCAGGCGTTAAACTCTCCTTACCAGATCT ACGATATGGTACAGCAAGATATTTGCAAGATGCGACGGTTTCCATTATTAGATAGTTTTCTGTCTCAGACGGATTCTATATTGCTGGCAAATCCCGAAAGAGGAGCGATATTTCGACAGAGCTGGAACTCCTCAAGTTTCAAAAGATATTCCGACTGTAAGTTCTACATTCAAGCACCTCCGCGAATGGGATTATATGTAACCGTGGCCAACGTTCAATTGCGAAAGAATACTCGTGGAAACTGTATTGATAGCATCGTGGTGAAGAAAAGCAACGAAAAGAAATATGAATTCTGCGACGATAAGGAGGATGATGAACCTAGAGTTTTCTCTGACGATTTGGGACGAATGAGGATTACGGTAAATTTAGACTCGACGTTGCCGCTACCCACATTGGAAGATACTCTTGAGGTGCAGCTTATAGTTACAGTTAAGGGTAGATGCAATTTAGAAGGATATGTTCCATGTGAGGATGATGAAGATGATTCTTGCATCAGCAAAAACTTTTTTGGGGATGGCATCATAAATTGTCCTGAGTGCGCAGATGAAAATGGATGTTTGATCGATTCGGTTCAGACACCTGTCGTGAATCcttcaaatatttttctcaGTGCATTGGTTTCCCTTTTTGCCACAGCAATAGTTTGCGGAGGATGTCTTTGGTGTCTGTGTAAGCACCGTCGATGTATCGACAATTGCAACAGCAATAGCAGTGGAACTGGTCGTAGCAATCGTGATTCGATGGTTGCTGTCGATCAGCTGCATGTGGATTTACATCCACCAGTGATTCCTTCCAATGAAGCGACCCCTTCAGCTCCACCAGAGGAAAATAAAGATCTTCCCCCTAGTTATGAATCGCTTTTTCCGATCGGTAGTATTAGTAGATAA